The genomic region ACGCGCGCAGCGAATCGCCGCTCTGCACGACGCCGGGGTGCTGACTGTGGTGTCCTCGTGGAACGAGCTCGCCGACCTGCTGCTTCCCGCGCTCGGACATCGTGCTGCGACCGCGGAGGTGCCTGTTCGATGAAGATCGTCTACAACGCCTTCGGCGGCCGGTACTGCGACAACCCGCGCGCGCTCTACGAGGAGCTCGTCGCCCGGGCCCCGGACCACGAGCACCTCTGGACCGCCGCACCGGCGTACCGGCAGGGCTTTCCGGCTGGGGTCCGGACCGTCCCGTACGGCAGCGACGCGTGCATCGAGGCGCTGGAGTCCGCCGACTACGTGGTGTCGAACGACCACCTCCCGCTCGATTGGAAGAAGCGGTCCGGCACCGTGTTCCTGCAGACCTGGCACGGCACTCCGCTGAAGCGCATCCACCACGACGTGCGCTGGGCCCCGGAAGGCAGGCTGGAGCGCCTCGACGAGGACGTCGCCACCTGGAACCACCTGCTGTCGCCGAACCGGGCGAGCACCGAGCGGCTACGCACCGCCTTCGGCTTCTCCGGCGAGCTGCACGAGACGGGGTACCCGCGCAACGACCTGCTCAGCTCACCGAGGCAGGCCACCGTGCGTGCCGAGGTCCGGGACCAGCTCGGCATTGCCGAGGGCACCACGGCGGTGCTCTACACGCCGACGTGGCGCGACGACCAGGTCTTCGCCGCGGACCAGCCGGACTTCACCCTGCAGCTCGACCTGGACGACTTCGCGCGCCGGCTCGGACGCGACCACGTGCTGCTGCTCAGGGTGCACAGCATGGTCGCCGACCGGCTCGCCGTACCGGCCGGGGCGCCGGTCGTGGACGTCTCGAACTTCCCCGACGTCCGTGACCTGTACGCCGCCGCGGACGTGCTGATCACCGACTACTCCTCGACGATGTTCGACTTCGCCGTCACCGGCCGGCCGATCGTGTACTTCACCTACGACCTGGAGAACTACCGCGATCAGCTGCGCGGGTTCTACTTCGATCTCGCGGAGGTCGCGCCCGGCCCGTTGCTGCGTACCAGCGCCGACGTCGTCGACGCCCTGCTCGACCTCGACCAGGTGACCGCGTCGCACCGGGACGCGTACGCGGCGTTCCGGCAGGCGTTCTGCCACCTGGAGGACGGTCACGCCACCGACCGCGTGATCGACCGCATCTTCCCGGACCTGACCGGGGCCACCCATCCGAAACCGCCACAAGGAGGCCAGTATGACCAGCGCTGACACCGAGCAGCCGAGCACCGGGACCAGGGTCCAGGCGGTCATTCTGGCCGCCGGCCTGGGGAGCCGTCTCGGTCGCGACCTGCCCAAGCCGCTCACCGTGCTGCGCGACGGGCGCACGATCCTGCGTCACCAGCTGGACGCGCTGCAGAGCGCGTTCGGCGAGGACCACTCGGTCACGCTGGTGGTCGGCTACAACGCCGGTCACCTGATGCTCGCCGCACCGCAGGCAGGCTTCGTGCAGAACCCGTACTACGCCACCACCAACACCAGCAAGAGCCTGTGGCGCGCGCTGCGGGTGTCCGGGCCGGGCGGCGTGCTGTGGATGAACGGCGACGTCGTCTTCGACCCCGCCGTGCTCGACCACATCGCGGAGGCGATCCACGCCGACCAGAGCTTCGTCTGCGTGGACACCGCGTCCGTCGCGGACGAGGAGGTCAAGTACACCGTCGACGCGCACGGCTTCATCGACCAGCTCTCCAAGACCGTGACCGGCGGGCTGGGCGAGGCGATCGGCATCAACTACGTCTCGGCCTGGGACAAGCCGACACTGATCGAGCACCTCGCCCGGTGCGACGACAACGACTACTTCGAGCGGGGCATCGAGACCGCGATCGCCGAGCGGGGACTGAAGATCCGCCCGCTCGACATCTCGGCCTACGCCGCGGTCGAGGTGGACTTCGAGGAGGACCTCGCCCGGGCGAACCTGCGCTGCGTACCGGTGCCGCCGTCGGACGCGGTCCCGGAGATGTCCGCCTAGGCGCCTCAGAGGGCGTCGATCTCGGCCAGCTCGTCGCCCTCGATCGCCAGCCAGCGGGTGATGCCGATCTCGCGCAGGAACGGCACGTCGTGGCTGGCGATCAGCAGCGCCCCGCGGTACGACGCCAGCGCGTCGCGCAACTGGTCGACGCTGGCCAGGTCGAGGTTGTTCGTCGGCTCGTCCAGCATCAGCAGCTGCGGGGGCGGTTCGGCGAGCAGCAGGGCGGCCAGCGTGGCCCGGAAGCGCTCGCCGCCGGACAGCGTGCGGACGGGCTGGTCGGCGGCCCGGCCACGGAACAGGAACCGGGCCAGCCGCGCCCTGCGCTCGTTGTTGTCCGCCCCGGGCGCGAGCAGAGCCAAGTTCTCCACGATGGACAGCTCGTCGCGGAGCAGGTCCAGCCGCTGCGGCAACAGCCGGTACGGGACCAGAGGAAGCGCTTCGCCGGTGACCGCGTGCAGCAGGGTGGACTTGCCCGCGCCGTTCGGGCCGACCAGTGCGATCCGCTCCGGACCGCGGATCTCCACGGTGGCGCGCAGCCCGGTCGGCAGGGCGTGGTCCTCCAGGCGCAGCACGATCCGGCCGGCGGGCACGTTCGTGTCCGGCAGGTCCACCCGGATGTGGTCGTCGTCGTGCACCTTCTCCTCGGCCTCGGCAAGGGCTTCCTGAGCCGCGTCCAGCCGTCCGCTGTGCAGGTCGAGGTGCTTGCCGGCCGACACCTGCGCCGACCGTTTCAGCGCGCCGGCGGCCATCTTCGAGACGCTGCCGGACTCGAACGCGCGCTGCCCGGCAGCCCGGCGGCGGTCCATCTTCATCCGTGCCTCGATCAGGTCGCGCTTCTGCTTGCGCACGTCGGACTCGGCCGTGCGCAGCATCCGCTCGGCCGCCTCCTGCTCGACCGCGACCGCCTGCTCGTACGCCGTCAGGTTGCCGCCGTACCAGGTCAGGTCACCCTTGCGCAGGTCGCCGATCTGGTCGACCCGGTCGAGCAGTTCACGGTCGTGGCTGACGATCAGCAGCGCCCCGCGGAACGCGTCCACCGCGTCGTACAGGTGCCGCCTGGCCCGCAGGTCGAGGTTGTTGGTGGGTTCGTCGAGCAGCAGGACGTCGGGGCGGCGCAGCAGTTCGGCGGCCAGCCCGAGCAGGATCGTCTCGCCGCCGGACAGTTCGCCGACGTGACGGTCCAGGCCGATCGCGCCGAGGCCGAGCCGGCCGAGCAGCGCCTCGGCACGTTCCTCGACGTCCCAGTCGTCACCGACCCGGGCGAAGTTGCGCTCGGAGGCGTCGCCCTGCTCGATCGCGGTGATGGCCTGCCGGACGCCGTCGATGCCGAGGGCGGCGTCGACACGCAGCGCCGTGTCCAGGGTCAGGTCCTGCGGGAGGTAGCCGAGCTCGCCGGTGACCCGGATCGAGCCGCGTTGCGGGGTCAGCCGGCCGGCGACGAGCCGGAGCAGCGTCGACTTGCCGGCGCCGTTGCGCCCGACCAGCCCGGACCGGACCGGCCCGAGCGCGAAGGAAAGGCCGTCGAACAGCACGTCGCCGTCCGGCCAGGCGAAAAAGAGGTCACTGCAGGTCAGGGATACGTTCATGGGTGTGCTCCGAGATCTCGAACGAGACCGCGCACCGACCGGTGGCGATCAACCGCTGCTGGTGAGAGACCTCAGTTCGACAACCCGCACCCCTGACGTAGGCGATGTGACGTCACTCAGGGTCCCACGGCCCGCCGGCCGGCTCAACGGAATTCTCCGGAGCACCGCCCTAGCGCGCCTTGCGGAGCCAGGACTCGACGCCGGCGATGTGCGCGGTCATCCACGCGCGGGCGGCCTCGGCGTCGCGCTG from Kribbella flavida DSM 17836 harbors:
- a CDS encoding CDP-glycerol glycerophosphotransferase family protein, coding for MKIVYNAFGGRYCDNPRALYEELVARAPDHEHLWTAAPAYRQGFPAGVRTVPYGSDACIEALESADYVVSNDHLPLDWKKRSGTVFLQTWHGTPLKRIHHDVRWAPEGRLERLDEDVATWNHLLSPNRASTERLRTAFGFSGELHETGYPRNDLLSSPRQATVRAEVRDQLGIAEGTTAVLYTPTWRDDQVFAADQPDFTLQLDLDDFARRLGRDHVLLLRVHSMVADRLAVPAGAPVVDVSNFPDVRDLYAAADVLITDYSSTMFDFAVTGRPIVYFTYDLENYRDQLRGFYFDLAEVAPGPLLRTSADVVDALLDLDQVTASHRDAYAAFRQAFCHLEDGHATDRVIDRIFPDLTGATHPKPPQGGQYDQR
- a CDS encoding NTP transferase domain-containing protein, translating into MTSADTEQPSTGTRVQAVILAAGLGSRLGRDLPKPLTVLRDGRTILRHQLDALQSAFGEDHSVTLVVGYNAGHLMLAAPQAGFVQNPYYATTNTSKSLWRALRVSGPGGVLWMNGDVVFDPAVLDHIAEAIHADQSFVCVDTASVADEEVKYTVDAHGFIDQLSKTVTGGLGEAIGINYVSAWDKPTLIEHLARCDDNDYFERGIETAIAERGLKIRPLDISAYAAVEVDFEEDLARANLRCVPVPPSDAVPEMSA
- a CDS encoding ABC-F family ATP-binding cassette domain-containing protein — protein: MNVSLTCSDLFFAWPDGDVLFDGLSFALGPVRSGLVGRNGAGKSTLLRLVAGRLTPQRGSIRVTGELGYLPQDLTLDTALRVDAALGIDGVRQAITAIEQGDASERNFARVGDDWDVEERAEALLGRLGLGAIGLDRHVGELSGGETILLGLAAELLRRPDVLLLDEPTNNLDLRARRHLYDAVDAFRGALLIVSHDRELLDRVDQIGDLRKGDLTWYGGNLTAYEQAVAVEQEAAERMLRTAESDVRKQKRDLIEARMKMDRRRAAGQRAFESGSVSKMAAGALKRSAQVSAGKHLDLHSGRLDAAQEALAEAEEKVHDDDHIRVDLPDTNVPAGRIVLRLEDHALPTGLRATVEIRGPERIALVGPNGAGKSTLLHAVTGEALPLVPYRLLPQRLDLLRDELSIVENLALLAPGADNNERRARLARFLFRGRAADQPVRTLSGGERFRATLAALLLAEPPPQLLMLDEPTNNLDLASVDQLRDALASYRGALLIASHDVPFLREIGITRWLAIEGDELAEIDAL